The following coding sequences are from one Octopus bimaculoides isolate UCB-OBI-ISO-001 chromosome 3, ASM119413v2, whole genome shotgun sequence window:
- the LOC106867635 gene encoding uncharacterized protein LOC106867635: protein MLKDAEPKLNPTSIICNLEHANFKAMKEAFLEVEIKGCFFFHLAQNIHKKIVAMGSTSMYNNDATFVLKAKMILSLAFVPIPHIDTYIDALSADILEELAALLNWFEGTYIERPNRRGNSRRPSLFLY from the coding sequence ATGCTCAAAGATGCCGAGCCAAAACTAAACCCAACATCTATTATTTGCAACTTGGAACACGCAAACTTTAAAGCCATGAAGGAAGCTTTCCTGGAAGTTGAAATaaaaggatgtttttttttccatttagcacaaaatatacacaaaaagataGTTGCCATGGGTTCCACTTCTATGTACAACAACGATGCTACCTTTGTACTAAAAGCCAAGATGATATTAAGTTTAGCATTTGTTCCTATTCCACATATTGATACGTATATTGACGCCCTCTCTGCGGATATACTTGAAGAACTTGCAGCACTGCTGAATTGGTTCGAAGGTACCTATATTGAAAGACCAAATCGACGTGGAAATAGTAGAAGACCGTCACTCTTCCTCTATTAA